In Stenotrophomonas bentonitica, the genomic stretch CGAAACCCGCAGCAATTTCGTGGTCTGGTCCGACAACATCCGCGGGCCGTGGAGTGAGCCGATCGACATCGGCCTGGGCGGCTACATCGACCCCGGGCATGCGGTGGGCGAAGACGGCAAGCGCTACCTGTTCCTGAGCGGCGGCGCCTATGTGCAGCTGGCCGACGACGGGCTGAGCGTGGTCGGCAAGCCCAAGCACGTGTACGACGGCTGGAAGTACCCGGAAAGCTGGGACGTGGAGGCCTACGCCCAGGAAGGTCCGAAGATCAATTTCCACAACGGCTGGTACTACATGACCACTGCCGTGGGCGGCACCGCCGGTCCGCCGACCGGGCACATGGTCATCACCGCGCGCTCGCGCTCGATCCATGGGCCGTGGGTGAACGCGCCGAACAACCCGATCACGCGTACGAAGTCGGCGGCCGAGCCGTGGTGGTCGCGCGGCCACGCCACGGTGGTGGAAGGCACCGACGGGCGCTGGTGGATGATCTACCACGGCTATGAGAACGGTTACTGGACGCTGGGTCGCCAGGCGCTGCTGGAGCCGATCGAGTGGACCGACGACGGCTGGTTCGTGGCCAAGGGCGGCGACCTCGGCCAGCCGCTGGCCAAGCCCTCGGGCGAATCGGTGGGCCAGCACGGCATGGCGCTCTCGGACGACTTCCGCGGCAGCACGCTGGGCGCGCAGTGGAGCTTCTTCAACCCCGCCCAGGACGAGTACAGGCGACTCGGCTTCAGCGCGGATGGCATGACCCTGCAGGGCAAGGGCGACACCCCGCGCGACAGCTCGCCGCTGACCGCCATTGCCGGCGATAAGGCCTACCAGTTCGAGGTCGAAATGGACATCGAACCCGGCGCGGTGGGCGGCGCCCTGCTCTTCTACAGCGACCGCCTGTACGTGGGCGTGGGCAGCAACGGGGAGAAATTCATCATGCACCGCTACGGCGAGGAACGGCCGACCCGGCTGGACCGGAGTGCCAAAGGCGGCAAGCTGTGGCTGCGGGTGACCAACAACCGGCACATCGTCACCATCCATTCCAGCACCGATGGCAAAACCTGGAAGAAGTACCCGGTTCAGATGGAAGTCTCCGGCTACCATCACAATGTGGCCGGGAAGTTCCTCGCCCTGAAGCCGGCCCTGTACGCTGCCGGCGACGGCAAGGTCCACTTCCGCCAGTTCCGCTACCGCGCCCTCGAGTGAGTGGCCCGGTAGACTCTTTCGACCTCTCTCGGTTTGAACACATGTCACTGCGCAGCAAGAGCGACCCGGCACCGCACGGGTTGACCAAGGGCAAGGCCGCCACGATCAACGACATCGCGCGGCTGTCGGGTGTTTCCAAGAAAACGGTTTCGCGGATCATCAACAACTCGCCGTTGGTGCGCAAAGACACCCGCGAGAAGGTGGAAACGCTGATGCGCGAGGTGGGCTACACGCCCGACCCGCTGGCCCGAGGCCTGGCCTTCCGCCGCTCGTTCCTGATCGGCATGGTCTACGACAACCCCACCGCGCAGTACATCGTGGACATGCAGTACGGCGCGCTGGACGCGCTGCGCGGCTCCAGCTTCGAGCTGGTGGTGCACCCCTGCGACTCACGCAGCCCCGGCTACATCGAAGGCGTGCGCCGCTTCGTGCAGCAGCAGAAGCTGCATGCGGTGATCCTGGTCCCCCGTGCTTCGGAAGACCAGGCGCTGGTGGACATGCTGGACGAAATTGGCTGCCGCTTCACTCGCATCGCCTCGGCCGCGCTGGATGAA encodes the following:
- a CDS encoding family 43 glycosylhydrolase, which codes for MHLKTLLAGLVTAGLLLTGGAHAAESAAPTWKRGIENQRQADLGNGTFLNPVFAGDRPDPSVLKDGDDYYLTLSSFDAYPGLPIWHSRDLVNWQPLGHAITKNVGAIWAPDIVKHDGRYYIYFPARTGETRSNFVVWSDNIRGPWSEPIDIGLGGYIDPGHAVGEDGKRYLFLSGGAYVQLADDGLSVVGKPKHVYDGWKYPESWDVEAYAQEGPKINFHNGWYYMTTAVGGTAGPPTGHMVITARSRSIHGPWVNAPNNPITRTKSAAEPWWSRGHATVVEGTDGRWWMIYHGYENGYWTLGRQALLEPIEWTDDGWFVAKGGDLGQPLAKPSGESVGQHGMALSDDFRGSTLGAQWSFFNPAQDEYRRLGFSADGMTLQGKGDTPRDSSPLTAIAGDKAYQFEVEMDIEPGAVGGALLFYSDRLYVGVGSNGEKFIMHRYGEERPTRLDRSAKGGKLWLRVTNNRHIVTIHSSTDGKTWKKYPVQMEVSGYHHNVAGKFLALKPALYAAGDGKVHFRQFRYRALE